The proteins below come from a single Triticum aestivum cultivar Chinese Spring chromosome 5D, IWGSC CS RefSeq v2.1, whole genome shotgun sequence genomic window:
- the LOC123121568 gene encoding alanine aminotransferase 2 yields MSYNKTASITAETINPKVKIFDYEPCGEIARHAERLEQEMEKSPGSRPFPEITYCNLGNPQALGQRPITFFREVLSLCDNPALLRRDETRMLFSPCAINRARKIIESMPGRNSGAYTNSQGIRSLREAVASGIAARDGFPSRPEDIFLTDGASSAINLSMQILIRSQEDGVLCPLPEYPLYSASIILHGGTMVPYNLSEDGDWGLEIFEVKRCLEEARIAGLTVRAMVIINPGNPTGQVLSVTNQEEIVEFCRKEGLVMLADEVYQDNVYVEDRKFHSFKKVARSLGYDENDISIVSFHSVSMGFSGECGRRGGYMEICGFGDDVMGEIRKVASVTLCPNIGGQILTSLAMDPPKLGDGCFENFMAEKEDIRLSLAKRAKTLAGAFSSLEGMTCNRVEGAIYAFPRIHLPAAAIKAAKAEGMSPDLFYACRLLDATGIAVVPGSGFHQVSGRNKATGTWHIRCTILPGEDKIKVMIPRLKEFHESFMNEFRDRS; encoded by the exons atgTCGTACAACAAGACGGCGTCCATCACCGCGGAGACCATAAACCCCAAG GTGAAGATCTTCGACTACGAGCCCTGCGGAGAGATCGCCAGGCACGCAGAG AGGTTGGAGCAGGAGATGGAGAAGAGCCCAGGTTCTCGCCCTTTTCCAGAG ATAACATACTGCAACCTTGGGAACCCCCAGGCTCTCGGCCAGCGACCCATAACCTTCTTCCGTGAG GTTCTTTCCCTGTGCGACAATCCAGCTCTCCTGCGCAGGGATGAAACTCGTATGTTATTCAG CCCATGTGCCATAAATAGAGCGCGGAAGATTATTGAGTCCATGCCTGGCAGAAACTCTGGTGCATATACTAACAGTCAG GGAATCAGAAGTTTGCGCGAAGCAGTCGCAAGTGGAATCGCTGCAAGAGATGGTTTTCCATCAAGACCAGAAGACATCTTTCTGACAGATGGAGCGAGTTCAGCC ATTAATTTGAGTATGCAGATACTCATTAGGTCCCAAGAAGATGGTGTTTTATGCCCTTTACCTGAATATCCGTTATACTCGGCGTCCATTATACTTCATGGTGGGACTATG GTACCATACAATCTTAGTGAGGACGGTGATTGGGGGCTTGAGATCTTCGAAGTAAAGAGGTGCTTGGAGGAGGCACGCATCGCAGGTTTGACTGTTCGGGCTATGGTGATCATAAACCCCGGAAATCCGACGGGACAG GTACTGTCTGTCACCAACCAGGAGGAGATAGTAGAATTTTGTCGGAAAGAAGGTTTGGTTATGCTTGCTGATGAG GTATACCAAGATAACGTCTATGTGGAAGATAGGAAATTCCATTCTTTCAAGAAAGTAGCCAGATCACTTGGGTATGACGAGAATGACATCTCCATAGTGTCATTTCACTCGGTCTCGATGG GGTTCTCTGGAGAATGTGGCAGAAGGGGAGGCTACATGGAGATATGTGGTTTTGGAGATGATGTTATGGGTGAGATTCGCAAAGTGGCTTCCGTGACTCTTTGCCCCAACATAGGTGGTCAAATTCTTACTAGCCTTGCTATGGATCCACCGAAG CTGGGAGATGGTTGTTTTGAGAATTTTATGGCTGAAAAGGAAGACATCCGTTTATCTCTCGCCAAGCGCGCCAAG ACCTTGGCGGGCGCATTCAGCAGCCTGGAGGGAATGACCTGTAACAGAGTAGAAGGTGCGATCTACGCCTTCCCACGGATCCACCTCCCTGCAGCGGCGatcaaagccgccaaggccgagggcATGTCTCCAGACTTGTTCTACGCGTGCCGCCTTCTCGACGCCACTGGGATTGCCGTCGTCCCTGGCTCTGGATTCCACCAG GTGTCTGGGCGAAACAAGGCCACCGGGACATGGCATATCCGGTGCACGATCCTCCCCGGCGAGGACAAGATCAAGGTAATGATCCCGCGCCTCAAGGAGTTCCACGAGTCCTTCATGAACGAGTTCCGTGACCGAAGCTGA